The following is a genomic window from Miltoncostaea oceani.
GGCGGCCCGTCGCCACCAGCAGCTGGCGCCCGCTCACCTGGCCGCCATCCTCGAGATGGACCACGCGATGGTCCCCTCGCCGCGACACCCGGGTCGCCCGCGCGCCCAGCCGCAGGTCGATCCCCTCCTCGCGCAGGGCGCTGAGCATGATCTCGCCGACCGCCGGATCCTCGCGCGGGATGAGCCTCTCGGCGGCCTGCACGATGGTCACGTCGGCGCCGAGCCGGGCGAAGAGCTGCCCGAGCTCGATTCCCACCGGTCCGCCACCGAGCACGACCAGGCTCTCGGGGAGGTCGGCAGTCGTGGTCGCCTCGCGGTTTGTCCAGTAGCCGGCCTCCTCGAGGCCCTCGATCGGCGGGACGATCTGCTCGCTTCCGGTCGCCACCACGATGCGCTGGGTCTCGAGGAGCTCGCCCGCCACCTCCAGGCGACCCGGGCCGAGGATGCGCGCGGCGCCCCGGTGGACCGTGACGCCCCTCTCGCGGTAGCCGGCGACCTGCGCGGTGTCGTCGAGGTTGCGGACCATGAAGTCGCGGTACGCGGAGATCTCGCTCCAGGACAGTGCCGGCTCGGACGCCCCCGCGGTGCGCCGCGCCTCCGCCCGGACCTCGGGCGCCCTCAGCAGGGTCTTGCTGGGAATGCAGGCCCAGTAGGCGCACTCGCCCCCGACCAGCTCGCGCTCCACGAGCGCGACGCGCATACCCCCCGCCGCGAGGCGCGAGACGGCCACCTCCCCGGCTGGGCCGGCTCCGATCACGACGGCGTCGAATGACTCGGTCACTGGCGATCTCCTCGGTGGGGACGACAGACGTGGGTGCACGCGGGGGCCAAGCGGTCGCCGTGACGGGCGCCCGCCCATCGTGGCCGGGGGTCCGCAATGAGGTTCCCGCGATGCGGGCGCCTCACGCGCCGGGGCGGCCGGGGACCCGGGCGGTGCTTACGCCGCGCAGCAGGAGAGCTTGGACACGTCCCGGGTGAAGGTCTGGGCCGCGAGCTTCAGCGACTCGGCCATCGTCAGGTATGGCGCCCAGACGGCCCCGAGCTCCTCGACGCTCATGCCGCGCTCGATGGCGATCGTGGCGGCCAGGACGACGTCGGCCGCGTTGGAGGCAACGACCGTCGCCCCGAGCAGCCGACCGCTGTCGGCGTCGGCGACGAGCTTGGCGAAGCCGCGGGTGTCGCCGTTGACGAGCGCCCGCGGGACGGCCTCGATCGGAAGCACGCGGGTCTCGACCTCGAACCCGGCCTCGCGCGCCATCGCCTCGGTCAGCCCGGCGGACGCGATGGTCGGCTCGGTGAAGATGATCCGCGGCAGCGAGCCGAAGTCGAGCCGCCGCCCGCCCTCGCCGAAGGCGTTCTCGGCGGCCGCCGCCCCGCCGGCGGCCGCGACGTAGACGTACTCGGGCTGCTGGGTGCAGTCGCCCACGGCGAAGACGCTGGGGACGCTGGTGCGTTGCTCGGCCGAGACGAGGATGTGGCCGGCAGCGTCGGTCTCGACCCCGACCCGCTCGAGGCCGAGGCCGTCGGTGTTGGGCGTGCGGCCGGTGGCGAGCAGGATCTCGTCCACCCGCACCTCGAACGCGCTGCCCTCGCCGTCGCGGCCGCGCAGGACCTTCGTGTCCCCCTCGAGCGTGACGGCCTGCGTCGTGTGGTGCTCGAGCACGGCGTGTCCGGCCCCGGTGAGCGCCTCGCGGATCACCTCGGCGGCCTCCGGCTCGGCGGCCGGCACGAGTCGGTGCCGGGCGATGAAGGTCACGTGCGCGCCGAAGTCGCCCAGCATCTGGCCGAGCTCGAGGCCGACCGAGCCGGTGCCGAGCACGGCCAGGCGCGCGGGCGGGCGCTCCAGCTCGAGGGCCGAGGTCGAGGTCAGGTAGCCGGCCGCCTCGAGGCCGGCGATGGCGGGGACCGAGGGCCGGCCGCCGACCGCCAGGAGGATCGCCCGGGCGCGCACCGTCTCACCGGCGATGCTCACCGTGTGCGGGTCGAGGAGCTCCGCGTGACCCCGGCGAAAGCCGATCCCGTACTCGTCCACCAGGCGCTCGTACTTGTCGGCGCGAAGGCGCTCGACGAGGGCCCGCTTGCGGAGCTGGGCGGAGCGCATCCGCTCGGGGTCGCCGTGGGCGGCGAGACCGTCGACGAGCATGGCCTTGGAGGGGATGCAGCCCACGTTGACGCAGGTGCCGCCGGTGGTGCCCCGCTCGACCATCAGGACGCTACGACCGAGGTCGCGGGCGCGGATGGCGCCCGCGAAAGCCCCGCCGCCGGAGCCGATCACGAGCAGGTCGACGTCGAAGTCACCACGCGCCTCACCGGCGCCCGCGTCGATCTCGCGCATGCCGGCGAGCCGGTACTGGGTGCCGTCGAGGGCCGCCCGAAGGCCCGCCTCGGCGGCGTCGTCCGCGTCGAGGAGCGCGCGCCCGGTGCGCCAGTACACCTCGACGCGCTCGGCGCCGGCTGCCTCGAGCGCCTCGCGCACGTGCACGGCGCAGCGGTCGCAGGTCATCCCGTGAACGTCTGCCTGGTGTCGCGTCATCCCGAACCCCTCGTCGCGGTGGCCGGCGCCCGAATCGCTCTCGAGCGTCCGCCCGTTGCTATTCATCTGTTTTCACGTATCATCGAGATTAGCGGATGAAAGAGAGGTGTGCCGATCGCACGTCCCCGGATCATCGAAGCGCCCCCGTGCGCACTGCCTGACACCGAGCTGATGGCGCGGCTGTTCCGCGTCCTCGGCGAGGCCAATCGCCTGCGGATCCTCGAGCTGCTTATCGAGGAGGGCGAGCTTCACCAGATGGAATTGGTGCGTCGCCTGGGCGCCACCCAGAGCAGGATCTCCGAGCACCTGGCCTGCCTGTCGTGGTGTGGATTTGTCGCGGTCGCGCGCATCGAGGGCCGGCGCACCTACTACGAGGTCGCCGACCCTCGGGTAGCGGAGCTCATCGGGCGCGGTCGCGATCTCCTGACCGACAACGCTGCGGAGATCGGCTGCTGTCGGATCGTCGGGCCGGGGACTGATGGCGGCGGACGGCATGCCCGAACGACGTCAACGTCAGCCGATGCCCTCTGAGGGGATGCCATGACCGACTCGGCCAAGAGGGCAAGGGGACGCCTTGGAGCGCTCGTCGCCGTCGGGGCCGCCGGGCTGGCGGTGGTCTGCTGCGCCGCGGGTCCCCTGATCGTCGGCGTGGTCGCCGGCGCCGGGGTCGGTGGCCTCATCGGGGGCCTTGGCGGCGCGCTGCTCGTCAGCGCGCTCGTGGCCGCGGTCGTCCTGATCGCCCGGGCCCGGAGCCGACGCGGCGTCTGCGGACCCGGCAGCTGCCGAGTGCCGGGTGACCGACGTCGCTCGGTGTGACCCGGATTCGGTTCGCTGGGGGCTCGGGTCTGCCGTGGTTCAAGCGAACCCCGAAGGAACGTCGCTCCGCTCCTAGCTTCTGCCGCTCCCGACGGCGATAGCCATCAACGCCTCGTCCGAGGGCACCTCAGCTGAGCGCTTCGAGCTGGAGGCGAGAAGCCTCATCGCGCATTTACGAGTACGGCAGAGCAGATAGCGCTTCCCGAGCCGGGAGCCTTCAGGCGGCGGAGCGCCCCACAGCAAGTAGGTCGAGAGCGCGAGTAATGACTTCCGCCTCCGGCAGATCCGTGAGATCAACTCCACGGGAGACATTCAGCAGCTCGATCGACACCAGGCGCCCGCTGGCGTCGTAGTCGAGGGCCCGGTCGCGATCAAGGCGCACCATGCGCGCCGAGGCTCCTGCTCCAAAGCCGGGGAAGTCGATCGCGAGGGCATCGACAACCGGGTCGTATTCGACGCGAAGAGGCTTCACGTGTCTCAGCGAATCAGCCGGAGCCGTCGAAGTCCAGCACGGTCACGATGACCCCATCGTGGGCGCGGACCACTCCGAGGTTGCGGTTGTCGACGAAGGCCCGGTATAGGCGCGTTCCGTCCCCCTGATCGATCGGGCGAGAGCAGAGGACGAGAATCGCGGCGATCTGCCGGCCGCTCACGTTCCGCAGGATCATCCGCCGACGGGCATGCGCGCTGATCTCAAAGCGGAGCTCCTCGTCGTCACTCATGGTCCGACCATACGGCCAGGCCCCGACGGTCCTGTCGAGGCGACGCGGTCGCTCACCGCTCGAGGCCCATCCCGCGCTCGAACTGCTGCCGGATAGAGCGTTCGCGAGCTTGGGCAACTGACGAGCGGTCGAGAGCAGGCGGCCGAGGGCGAGGCTCGGGAGCCGGGAGGTCGCGCAGTTCCAATCGAAGGTCGGCGAGGACGCGCATCTGGACGTCGATCGCCTGCCGAAGGGCCGGGCCATGGCGGCGACGACCGATCCGGCCGAGGCCCCGAAGCTCCTCGCGCGCGGAAGCAAGGAGGCGCCCTCGTGACTCGATCTCGCGCTCCAGACGCGCGCGTGCCATCTGTCTCGGCGAGAGCGCTTCGGGGTCCCGTTCAGCGATTCTGACCGCGGACGGCTCCGCCGCGGCCCGCGTGAGCGCGCCCGCCAGTCGGCGTGCCGCGGGCTCGGGGTCGTCGCGGGCGGGTCCTGCGTCGTCCACCAGCTCCGGGCCGACGGCGTAGAGGCGGGTTTCGGTGCGGGCACGGGAGGTGGCCACATAGCCCCACTCGGCAAGGGCCCCCTCGGCGCGCACCAGCACGAATGCCCGCTCGAAGCTCGCCCCCTGGACGGCATGGCCGGTGAGCGCGTAGCCGTGCTCCAGGTGCTCGGCCGCGTAGCGGGCCGGGACCTGGCGGATCGGCCCGCCGTCGAGCTGCAGGGTGAGGATCCCAAGCACCGGCTCGACCCCCCGCACCGTCGCGCGCGTTCCGTTGCAGAGCCCGAGCGTCGAATCGTTCAGCCGGCAGATGACGCGGTCACCGGAGCGGAACTCACGCTCGCCGGCCACGAGTTCTTGCTCGCCCAACTGTCCCGCGCGACGAAGGAGCGCCCGCGCTCCCTCGTTCAGATTGCGCACATCGGAGCGCCGGTGGGCGAGCATCACGACCTCGCGGAGGTTGCCCCCGCCCGCCACACGCCACCAGTCGGCAAGCAGGCGCTCCTTCGCCTGCATCGGGTCATCGGCGACGAGCAGGCGACCGTCGCGCGCGGCGTGGCCGAGGTAGCCCTCAGCGTCTCCGTCGCGCAGTCGAGAGAGCGCATCCCGCTCGGCCGGCTCGTGCTGGCGGCGGTTCTCGGTGAGGGGCACGGCTCCGAGTTGGTCGCAAAGGGTCGCGTAGAGCCCACCCGCGCCCACGGCGGGAAGCTGGGCCGGGTCGCCGACAAGGATCGCCTTACCGCCTGCCTGCTCCACCCGGCGAAGGACGGGTGCGAGCACGCGGGTCTCGGCCATCCCGGCCTCATCGACTACCAGGACGCACCCGTGCGGCAGTCCGCCCGAGCGACGGGCCTCGGCCAGCAGGGAGTGGAGGGTCCTCGCCGGGATCTCGGTTGCCTCGCGAAGCTCATCCGCAGCCCTGCCGCTCGGCGCCGCTCCGAGCACCGGGACGCTCGAGCGCTCCAGCGCGTCACAGAGGGCCCGAAGCGCGGTGGTCTTTCCCGCGCCGGCGACCCCGACCACGCAGATGACCCGATCGGGCGACAGCGCCGCTGTGGCGACGAGCGAGCGCTGTTCGGCGGAGAGCCTCACCGGAGCGTCGGCGAGGGCAGACACCACATCCACCGCCGCCGCGCGCGGTGCGCCCGCCTCGCGGCCGGTGAGCCCGATCTCGAGCGCGACGCGCTCGAGATCGAGGAGGCTCTTGGTGGTGAAGCGCGCCGGTCGTCCGGGCGTTGCGTCGTCTCCGACCTGGGTGACCTCGGGGCCGCGGGCGATCTGCTCTACGTCGGCCAGGACCGCCTCGACGCTCGCGCCGTCGCGCGCGGCGCCGGCCACTGCCTGCACCAGCTCGGGCGTCGTGATCGTCGCCTGATGGGCGGTGAGGTCGTCCGCGATGATCGTCGATAGCGCCTGCTCCCGCCCCGGCTCGCGATTGAGGAGACCTCGGAGCTCGTTGGCTCCGAGGCCCACCTCTGCGGCCCGGTCGCGCCACGTCTCGCGCAGGTCGGGCAGATCGACGCGCTCCTTGCACTCGCGGGTCGCAAGGGCGGCGACGCGCGATGCGGCAAAGCCCGAGGTGCCCATCGCCTCCATGTGCTCGAGCAGCGACTGGCGACGGGAGGAGAAGGCGCGCAGCGCCTCGGTGGCCACGCCCTCGATCTCGGCCATCCCCTTCACGGGTTCCGTCCAGCGCACGCCGAGCATGCGTGAGAGCTCGCCGCGCAGGTTGACCTCGTAGAGGTAGCCGGCCGCCAGGCGATAGGTCCGAAGGATCGCCTCGCCGTCGAGCGCCCGCCACTTCCCATCCGAAGAGCGCGCCAGGTTGGCGATGATCACGTGGGTGTGAAGGTGCGGATCCTGGGCGCGGCTGGTGCGATGGCGGAAGGCCGCGGCGACGAAGCCCTCGCCCCGTTCGCGGATCGCCCCGCCGCGACCGCGCCGCACCACGCAGGCCTCGGACTCCAGGTAGAAGAGGGTCGCCTGCCAGGACGCCTCGTGCGCGTCGGAGATCGCACGTCGTACCGACTCGTCGTCGCTCAGCGCGTGTAGGAGGCTGACGCTCTTGGGGCACGAGAAGACCAGGTCGTAGCCGGCCACCGGCGCGAGCGTCTTTGCCTCGTCGCTCCACTGCCCGCTCACCTCATCGAGCGTGCGCACCGTGATCGTGCGCTCCCTGGCGGGCGCGCGCAGGCGCGCGCCGTCGGCCGGGCTCACCCCGCGAAGGAGCGTGCCGAGGTCGCCGTCGCAGACGACGCCCGACAGATCGAGCCCCTCGGCACCCGCGCCCGCCCAGAGCCCCGGCGACTCGCCACAACCG
Proteins encoded in this region:
- a CDS encoding dihydrolipoyl dehydrogenase family protein, giving the protein MTESFDAVVIGAGPAGEVAVSRLAAGGMRVALVERELVGGECAYWACIPSKTLLRAPEVRAEARRTAGASEPALSWSEISAYRDFMVRNLDDTAQVAGYRERGVTVHRGAARILGPGRLEVAGELLETQRIVVATGSEQIVPPIEGLEEAGYWTNREATTTADLPESLVVLGGGPVGIELGQLFARLGADVTIVQAAERLIPREDPAVGEIMLSALREEGIDLRLGARATRVSRRGDHRVVHLEDGGQVSGRQLLVATGRRPRVAGLGLESLGVEVSERGVAVDERCRAGEGVWAIGDVTGVMLFTHVGMYQARIACEDIAGRAARADYSAIPRVVFSDPEIAAVGLSADQARERGLEVLTSRLELADSIARPWTYERDPRGTLGLVADARERVLVGAWAVAPLAGEWMHQVALAVKARIGLDVLRDTVAQFPTYSEAIAKGVEALDVSDTPG
- the merA gene encoding mercury(II) reductase, with the protein product MTCDRCAVHVREALEAAGAERVEVYWRTGRALLDADDAAEAGLRAALDGTQYRLAGMREIDAGAGEARGDFDVDLLVIGSGGGAFAGAIRARDLGRSVLMVERGTTGGTCVNVGCIPSKAMLVDGLAAHGDPERMRSAQLRKRALVERLRADKYERLVDEYGIGFRRGHAELLDPHTVSIAGETVRARAILLAVGGRPSVPAIAGLEAAGYLTSTSALELERPPARLAVLGTGSVGLELGQMLGDFGAHVTFIARHRLVPAAEPEAAEVIREALTGAGHAVLEHHTTQAVTLEGDTKVLRGRDGEGSAFEVRVDEILLATGRTPNTDGLGLERVGVETDAAGHILVSAEQRTSVPSVFAVGDCTQQPEYVYVAAAGGAAAAENAFGEGGRRLDFGSLPRIIFTEPTIASAGLTEAMAREAGFEVETRVLPIEAVPRALVNGDTRGFAKLVADADSGRLLGATVVASNAADVVLAATIAIERGMSVEELGAVWAPYLTMAESLKLAAQTFTRDVSKLSCCAA
- a CDS encoding metalloregulator ArsR/SmtB family transcription factor; amino-acid sequence: MPIARPRIIEAPPCALPDTELMARLFRVLGEANRLRILELLIEEGELHQMELVRRLGATQSRISEHLACLSWCGFVAVARIEGRRTYYEVADPRVAELIGRGRDLLTDNAAEIGCCRIVGPGTDGGGRHARTTSTSADAL
- a CDS encoding DUF2283 domain-containing protein, which codes for MKPLRVEYDPVVDALAIDFPGFGAGASARMVRLDRDRALDYDASGRLVSIELLNVSRGVDLTDLPEAEVITRALDLLAVGRSAA
- a CDS encoding DUF4258 domain-containing protein, whose amino-acid sequence is MSDDEELRFEISAHARRRMILRNVSGRQIAAILVLCSRPIDQGDGTRLYRAFVDNRNLGVVRAHDGVIVTVLDFDGSG
- the mobF gene encoding MobF family relaxase encodes the protein MDVGWNRGSAGVQPSSFRTVVHLRPARSVVLWRCVLLSVAKLALGQEAYYEQQVALGLDDYYAGCGESPGLWAGAGAEGLDLSGVVCDGDLGTLLRGVSPADGARLRAPARERTITVRTLDEVSGQWSDEAKTLAPVAGYDLVFSCPKSVSLLHALSDDESVRRAISDAHEASWQATLFYLESEACVVRRGRGGAIRERGEGFVAAAFRHRTSRAQDPHLHTHVIIANLARSSDGKWRALDGEAILRTYRLAAGYLYEVNLRGELSRMLGVRWTEPVKGMAEIEGVATEALRAFSSRRQSLLEHMEAMGTSGFAASRVAALATRECKERVDLPDLRETWRDRAAEVGLGANELRGLLNREPGREQALSTIIADDLTAHQATITTPELVQAVAGAARDGASVEAVLADVEQIARGPEVTQVGDDATPGRPARFTTKSLLDLERVALEIGLTGREAGAPRAAAVDVVSALADAPVRLSAEQRSLVATAALSPDRVICVVGVAGAGKTTALRALCDALERSSVPVLGAAPSGRAADELREATEIPARTLHSLLAEARRSGGLPHGCVLVVDEAGMAETRVLAPVLRRVEQAGGKAILVGDPAQLPAVGAGGLYATLCDQLGAVPLTENRRQHEPAERDALSRLRDGDAEGYLGHAARDGRLLVADDPMQAKERLLADWWRVAGGGNLREVVMLAHRRSDVRNLNEGARALLRRAGQLGEQELVAGEREFRSGDRVICRLNDSTLGLCNGTRATVRGVEPVLGILTLQLDGGPIRQVPARYAAEHLEHGYALTGHAVQGASFERAFVLVRAEGALAEWGYVATSRARTETRLYAVGPELVDDAGPARDDPEPAARRLAGALTRAAAEPSAVRIAERDPEALSPRQMARARLEREIESRGRLLASAREELRGLGRIGRRRHGPALRQAIDVQMRVLADLRLELRDLPAPEPRPRPPALDRSSVAQARERSIRQQFERGMGLER